The region gcttagaattgaataatcaagttaggacccattagcttttcctatttatgacataatgcccgtgccaaattttaagtttctatgccaccaggaagtgagagcattagattccgtatgtaagatttggacgctaattcttttgcgctagaattgaataattgagttgggacacctttacttttcctatatatgacactagctgatatacccggcttcgtccgagttgatttggtactggtgtttatctggtgttcacacagaaagtcttctgaagtcgtggttactttagagataccggaaaaatatatgttcaccattttgcatagttctctgcattacccaggaaacaccacgtggaggtaatcatgcgacaattcctttatataaaatgatatcaggaagtgagagaattagattccgtacgtaaagtttggacgcttattcttttgcgcttagaattaaataatcgagttgggacccattaccttttcctatgtatgacctaatcaatgctcttgccaaatttcatgtttctacgacagcggaaagttggagaattagtggcgagtcagtcagtccttttgagatatatatatatatatatatatatatatatatatatatatatatatatatatatatatatatatatatatatatatataatatgtagcaTAAATACTCCACCTAGTGGaggctgcaggcagacagaatgTTTCTAGTCATCATGACTGCCTGGTGACTGGGATGTACATGAAATGAATGCACTGGTGTCTATACACTAATCTATACTCAAAGCTGCCGTGATAATATAATAAACTAGGGCATCAGTCTTCACCTGTTATTTATACAATGAAGTAGAAGATTGGGAACCTCCCTTCATTACAATCTATTTAACGAGTTTTACAAACTTTTGTTCTGATTTCACCTCAACTTCCAACAGGAGTTGAAGGAAAGGCCGTCTCTAAGAGACATGTGCGTCGGGACTGGCTGATCATTCCAGATACGGTGGCCTTTTCAATCTATTCGGCGGTGAATGAGATCTCTCCAGAATCTGGGAAGCGCCTAATGGAAGTGTTTGAAAAACCTCTGGTTCAAGAAATACGGTACAAGTTTACATATCTTTATCCTTCAAAACATGTTATATATCCGATCTGCTCCTTGGTCCATAAGTTGCCCTTATTACCCCATTATGTGTTGAaactttttactatttttgaGCTAGTTTTGCATGCCTCTCAACTGTtctgggggtggtggtggtggggtaataaataaattacctgacagcactgtggaataagttggcgctatacaaataacaagatttataaaTTTTTGAAGTCTAATGACCGtgcattctttgaagcctaccggtttcttcttgtcttctcaaGTAGCTCTGACATAACTTAAAAGTAtatttggatcattgtcttgttgcataaaGAACCCTTGACCAACTAGGCATACACCGGAGGGTATTGGATGGTGTATCAAAATGCTATAGTAGCTCTTTTGGTTCaatgtgccagtcaccctgtgcaggttgccaactctggatccagcaaaaggggCCCCAAACCATCATTCTTCGTCCTCCATCTTTTGCAGTTAGTAttacacactcaggaaccattcTCTCACTGGAGCTGCTGCTTGGCCCTGGCGAGTCTTTTATTTCATTTTGCAATCtcgcagtggctttcttactgatactctaacTATtagacctgcagatagaagtcttctcttcacagtaaATGGAAACTTGCTTATGTTTTGCTGCATTAAGATGCGCTTGAAGATTTGTGCTATGAAGTGCCTTCACGTAAAAAATTGGCTCTTATAAAACTTATCATCTGATTTTTGTGGTGGCCTTTGATCTGCCAGAACTCTTCCTGTCAACTTTTCTTCCATTTTTCCAAGTGCcatttgatggtataggaaactacTGACTGCCaacttggctttcttggcaatttctctgtaggacagacctacacttctaagggtgcattcacacgaacgtatatcggctcggttttcacgccgagccgatatacgttgtcctcgggtgcagaggggggaggatggaagagccagggccaggaactgaggctcccgccccctctctgcctcctctctgcccctctgcactattttcaattaggagaggcgggacgggggcggggccaatTAACGGACGTTAGcctcgcccccatcccgccttctctcattgcaaatagtgcagaggggcggagaggaggcagagagggggcgggagcctcagttcctggccctggctcttccatcctcccccctctgcacccgaggacaacgtatatcggctcggcgtgaaaaccgagccgatatacgtttgtgtgaatgcaccctaagggcgcccacccactggcgatttttttcccctgcgaaattcgcagcatttttttctctgcaggggtctatgggacttgtaatgttaaaatcgcgatcgcgcaaaatcgcgatttcacggtaaattgcgattttgcgcgatcgcgattttaacattacaagtcccatagacccctgcagagaaaaaaatgctgcgaatttcgcagggaaaaaaatcgccagtgggtgggcgccctaagggttataattgtctgtcgtCTTTTGCCAGTTGCCTTTTTCTTGCTATTATGATAGCAATGtactctgtcctgaagagcaaaagtatccaaatcctgccctagatgGCATTGTagtgcagtctgttccaacactggttatatggaATCGGAGTGTTTGAAAGTAActtacaaaagttgagacacctgaaggaatagtttgcatccaatttcaaaccataatttgctttctgcttTGAGACATATTAAAATCCCAACTTGAAGGACATATGATAGTGCGACAACTGATACAtttcaagctgtcacagcagctattagagatgagcgaacaccaaaatgttcgggtgttcgttattcgtaacgaacttcccgtgatgctcgagggttcgtttcgaacaacgaaccccattgaagtcaatgggcgaccagaacatttttgtatttcgccgatgctcgctaaggttttcatgtgtaaaaatctgggcaattcaggaaagtgatgggaatgacacagtgacggatagggcaggcgaggggctacatgttgggctgcatcctaagttcacaggtcccactattaagccacaatagcggcaagagtgggccccccccccctcccaacaacttttacttctgaaaagccctcattagcatggcatacctttgctaagcatcacactacctccaacaaagcacaatcactgcctgcatgacactccactgacacttctcctgggttacatgctgaccaaccgccccccctcccccccacagcgcacaccaaagtgtccctgggcagccttcagctgccctcatgccacaccacgctcatgtctatttagaattgcgtctgccatgacgagggaccgcaggcacacactgcagaggttggcacggctaggcagcgaccctctttaaaagtggcggagcgatagcccacaatgctgtacagaagcaatgagaaatataatcctgtgccaccgccatcaggagctgcacacgtgggcatagcaatggggaacctatgtgccacacactattcattctgtcaaggtgtctgcatgccccagtcagaccgggctttttaattcatagacacaggcaggtacaactccctattgtgaagtccctgtcgacccacagcatgggtggctccctggaacccaccggtggtacacagaaatatcccattgcattgcccaacacagctgaggtagtaatgtcgtgcttaatgcaggtgggcttcggcccacactgcatgccccagtctgactggggttctttataagtgtacagatgtagtaaaaactccgtgtgcacctacagcatgggtgggtgccaggaagccaccggcggtacatagaaatatcccattgcattgcccaacacagctgaggtagtaatgttgtgcttaaccctttccaatccaatttgtatatggttttcctaggggccttactctttttctgccgttatacaacggcgctatatgctggctaaagccagtactgcatgagctgacacgtaggataggctccgacagcagagaggctggcaatatacagtaagagaaccccgacggacgtctaccagcaacggagctgtacagccttaaaccctaatgtcttcacaggtcacacagtggactggaaagggttaatgcaggtgggtttcggcccacactgcatgccccagtcagactgggtttctttataagtggaaacagatgcatttataattccctgtggacccactgcctgggtgggtgccaggaagccaccggcggtacatagaaatatcccattgcattgcccaacacagctgaggtagtaatgttgtgcgtaatacaggtgggcttcggcccacactgcatgccccagtcagactggggttctttagaagtgtacagatgtattaaaaactccgtgtgcacctacagcatgggtggctccctggaacccaccggcggtacacaaaaatatcccattgcattgcccaacacagctgaggtagtaatgtcgtgcttaatgcaggtgggcttcggcccacactgcatgccccagtcagactggggttctttacaagtggacacatgtaggttaaactccctgtggacccactgcctgggtgggtgccaggaagccaccggcggtacatagaaatatcccattgcattgcccaacacagctgaggtagtaatgttgtgcgtaatacaggtgggcttcggcccacactgcatgccccagtcagactggggttctttagaagtgtacagatgtattaaaaactccgtgtgcacctacagcatgggtggctccctggaacccaccggcggtacacaaaaatatcccattgcattgcccaacacagctgaggttacgtcagctgtaatgcaggtgggctaaaaattaatttgattacactgtaggcgagggcccacaaaaattgctgtatcaacagtactaatgtacatcccaaaaattggccatggccagccaagagggcaggtgaaacacattaatcgctttggttaatgtggcttaagtggtaactaggcctggaggcagcccagtgtaacgaaaaattggttcaagttaaagttccaatgcttttaagcgcattgaaacttttaaaaattgttctgaaaaattatttgactgagccttgtggccctaagaaaaattgcccgttcagcgtgattacgtgaggtttcaggaggaggagcaggaggaggaggaggaggaatattagacacagattgatgaagcagaaatgtccccgttttggatggtgagagagaacgtagcttccatccgcgggtgcagcctacgtattgcttaggtatcgctgctgtccgctggtggagaacagaagtctggggaaatccagcctttgttcatcttgatgagtgttagcctgtcggcactgtcggttgacaagcggctacgcttatctgtgatgattcccccagccgcactaaacaccctttccgacaagacgctagccgcaggacaagcaagcacctccagggcatacagcgcgagttcaggccacgtgtccagcttcgacacccagtagttgtagggggcagaggcgtcaccaaggatggtcgtgcgatccgctacgtactccctcaccatccttttacagtgctcccgccgactcagccgtgactggggagcggtgacacagtcttggtggggagccataaagctggccaggcccttaaagactgttgcactgcctgggatgtacatgctgctcgatctacgcacatcccctgctaccttgccctcggtactgcgccttctgccactagcgctgtcggctgggaattttaccatcagcttgtccgcaagggtcctgtggtatagcaacactctcgaacccctttcctcttcgggaatcagagtgggcaggttctccttataccgtggatcgagcagtgtgtacacccagtaatccgtcgtggccagaatgcgtgcaacgcgagggtcacgagaaaggcatcctaacatgaagtcagccatgtgtgccagggtaccagtacgcaacacatggctgtcctcactaggaagatcactttcaggatcctcctcctcctcctcctcctcctcaggccatacacgctgaaagga is a window of Eleutherodactylus coqui strain aEleCoq1 chromosome 4, aEleCoq1.hap1, whole genome shotgun sequence DNA encoding:
- the LOC136624595 gene encoding apovitellenin-1-like; this encodes MRLQIIAVTCFLLLLSSGVEGKAVSKRHVRRDWLIIPDTVAFSIYSAVNEISPESGKRLMEVFEKPLVQEIRGYLLKTTSELSLKAEELYNKVTELLNEKRNSTSQ